The following proteins are co-located in the Myroides profundi genome:
- a CDS encoding porin family protein, translating to MRKLLVIGIVLLSSFIAHGQEYVESNENINETVQDSLKTVDFKYREDQFYFGITHTLMQGKPAGFSPSSVSIGMNGGFLRDFPINKSRTVAIAPGVGYSYLNLRGNLGITPENEHVILGSYKKSSLSLHAIDFPIELRWRNSTPYSHKFWRVYLGFKASYVFGDRTKTTTSDYSATYKGDPNVNKWLYGVYLSAGFNTWNVYMYYGLNSVYKDEVLKWDSNKLRLLNVGVMFYIL from the coding sequence ATGAGAAAATTACTAGTTATAGGTATTGTGTTGTTGAGCAGTTTTATCGCTCACGGACAAGAATACGTTGAGTCAAATGAAAATATAAATGAGACTGTTCAAGATTCTTTAAAAACAGTTGATTTTAAATATAGAGAAGATCAGTTTTATTTTGGTATCACACATACGCTAATGCAAGGTAAGCCTGCTGGTTTTTCTCCTAGCTCCGTATCTATTGGAATGAATGGAGGATTCTTAAGAGACTTCCCTATTAATAAATCTAGGACTGTAGCTATAGCTCCTGGAGTAGGATATTCTTATCTGAACCTAAGAGGTAATCTCGGGATAACACCAGAGAACGAACATGTTATTTTAGGTTCGTATAAGAAAAGTAGTTTATCATTGCATGCTATTGATTTTCCTATTGAACTTCGCTGGAGAAACTCAACACCATATAGTCATAAGTTTTGGCGTGTTTATTTAGGGTTTAAGGCTAGTTATGTTTTTGGGGATCGTACGAAAACTACTACAAGTGATTACTCTGCTACTTATAAAGGGGATCCTAATGTGAATAAATGGCTGTATGGAGTCTATCTATCAGCAGGGTTTAATACATGGAACGTTTATATGTATTATGGACTTAATAGTGTATATAAAGATGAGGTGTTGAAATGGGATTCTAATAAACTAAGACTTCTAAATGTAGGAGTAATGTTTTATATTTTATAA